Proteins from a single region of Flavobacterium sp. YJ01:
- a CDS encoding DUF3078 domain-containing protein: MKLLRSTLLLFLLLSTSTIFAQIIQTTLSPNQAPKPPSNWSKKNQLGFDISEIAFVNWSAGGTSSISGLFKGEFGRTYAKKNHKWVNELIVKYGLNKQDGTELRKTDDALQFNSTYGFRKDTASNWYYSSKLNFNTQFTNGYNYPNRDVAISKPFAPAYIFLGAGAENANKAKNRVFYFSPITLKTTLVLDQYLANQGSFGVKKAIYAPDPLDPTQQILIEEGQKVKAEFGILFTAYMKNEIYKNVFYENRLSLYTDYLNKFGNVDIDYDTRLDLVVNAYVKANIGVHLIYDDDIKTKKDVVDPTTGTKTQVNDGPRMQLRQVLGVGLVYAFK; the protein is encoded by the coding sequence ATGAAATTATTACGTTCAACCCTTTTGCTATTTTTACTGCTAAGTACATCTACTATTTTCGCCCAAATTATACAAACCACTTTAAGTCCAAATCAAGCGCCTAAACCGCCTTCCAACTGGTCAAAAAAGAATCAATTAGGTTTTGATATTTCTGAAATCGCATTTGTGAATTGGAGTGCCGGGGGAACAAGTTCTATTTCTGGTTTATTTAAAGGTGAATTTGGAAGAACGTATGCTAAGAAAAATCATAAATGGGTTAACGAGCTTATTGTAAAATATGGTTTAAACAAACAAGACGGAACTGAATTGAGAAAAACAGACGACGCTCTCCAGTTTAACTCGACTTACGGGTTTAGAAAAGATACAGCATCAAACTGGTATTATTCTTCAAAATTAAATTTCAATACGCAGTTTACAAACGGTTATAATTACCCAAACAGAGATGTTGCAATCTCTAAACCTTTTGCACCAGCTTATATATTTCTGGGAGCTGGAGCTGAGAATGCTAACAAAGCTAAAAACAGAGTTTTCTATTTCTCTCCTATTACATTAAAAACAACTTTAGTATTAGATCAATATCTTGCAAATCAGGGTTCTTTCGGGGTTAAGAAGGCGATTTATGCGCCAGATCCGCTAGATCCTACACAGCAAATATTGATTGAAGAAGGTCAGAAGGTAAAAGCCGAGTTTGGTATACTTTTTACAGCTTACATGAAAAATGAAATCTACAAAAACGTTTTTTACGAAAACAGATTGAGTTTATATACTGACTATTTGAATAAGTTCGGAAATGTCGACATTGATTACGACACTCGATTAGATCTTGTAGTAAATGCTTATGTAAAAGCTAATATCGGAGTTCACTTAATTTATGATGACGATATCAAGACTAAAAAAGATGTCGTTGATCCGACTACTGGAACCAAAACTCAGGTAAATGACGGGCCGAGAATGCAGTTAAGACAAGTTCTCGGAGTTGGATTAGTTTACGCCTTTAAATAA